One stretch of Lucilia cuprina isolate Lc7/37 chromosome 6, ASM2204524v1, whole genome shotgun sequence DNA includes these proteins:
- the LOC111690290 gene encoding U6 snRNA-associated Sm-like protein LSm6, whose translation MSRKEALSQFINQIHGRPVVVKLNSGVDYRGVLACLDGYMNIALDQTEEYVNGQLKNKYGDAFIRGNNVLYISTQKRRV comes from the exons ATGTCTCGTAAAGAAGCTCTATCacaatttataaatcaaattcatGGACGTCCGGTTGTTGTAAAACTCAACAGTGGTGTTGATTATAGAG GCGTTTTGGCATGTTTGGATGGTTATATGAATATAGCTCTTGATCAAACTGAGGAATACGTCAATGGccaactaaaaaacaaatatggagATGCCTTTATACGTGGCAACAATGTTCTATACATATCCACACAAAAAAGAagagtataa